In Formosa haliotis, the sequence ATCCATAGTTGCGAAAAACAGATGCGTAGGTTTCCCGTCTTCAACAAAAATAAACGGACGTTCTAATTGGCCTTGTTTTATAGTTTTACCATTATCCCATTTTACGGTTTTTGTATACGCTTTTGGGTGCTTATCTACGTTCCAATGTATGCCATCTGTAGAATGTGCTAAAAGACCATCTCCCGCTTCGCCTGTTATAGCCCCACGCTGATCTTTAGCTACCATATGAAATCCTGTTGCATCACTCCATAAATGAGGGTCTTCAATTTCACCAAATTGATCGATAGAAAATAAAGGCTTATCTCCCATTACGGTATAAGGCCCCTTATAAGAAGGCGCAGTAGCCACACCAATACTCATATCTGCATTGTTAATGCCATCTGCCTTATAATCGCGACCTTTAAAGAGTAATACCACAGATCCGTCTTCTTTAATTAGAGGAGACGGATTAGACGTTAAAAAACTATAAAAGGAATTTGGTTTCACGTCTAAAATTGGAGTCTCTAATCGTTTCCAAGGTCCATTCGGACTTGTAGACGTTGCCATACCAATACGTTTTCTCCAACGTCCCGCAATACACCACTTACTTTGTAAATTGAATTGATCGACGTTTGCCAAAGTCACTTCCTCGAACGGATGTGTAGACCCCATATAATACAATATATACAGATCTTTATATTTTACTATTTTAGGATTATGGCACGATCGGCCATCCCAATATTGTGTTCCTCTTGCTCCCAACGCAACATCTTGAAACTTATATGGCCCTTCTGGTGTTTTAGAAGTGGCATGAACAATTTCGGAAGCAATCATCCACCCAGGATGAAAGGGTAAAAATTTTGGCCAGCGTGAGGCATACATATGGTACATACCATCATCGCCTTTAATTACAGAACTTCCCCACACCCAATAATCTTCCATTTCTAAACCGCCATTTATAGGTGCTTCTCCTAGTTTGCCGTTTATAATATTTTGTGCAAATAGCTGCCCTGTATTGCTCAATACAAAGAAAAAAACTAGGACTATTTTTAATTGCTTTACCATTATTAGAAATAAAAACTATTCGATTTCGAGTTTCAGAATGTTATTGTTTCATTTAAAAAAAACTCACCCAATTTGATATTTATTTCGCCTTGGATGAATTTTGTTCCAATATTTAATACATCTTAAAAACAAATTTGTTTTCTAAGACTAAAAAACAATAACTATTGCAATCTAAATGATATCCAATAAAAACAGAATAAATTATAGTTCAAAGACTATAACTAGACAACCATTTCACCCATAAAACCTACGTTTTTACAGGACTTACAAAGGTTTACCCATTTTCTGATTATTTTTTTATTACATTTTATATAGGCACTTAAATACCTTAAGAAAACCGTAGAAGATATCTTATATTTATTAAACAATCTAACTTAGAACTTAAAAGTGATACCTTGAATTTCAAAAATTAAAATGCCTTTGCCTGAATTTATAAAAACAGATTAAAAGTCAGAGCAAAATTCGGTACATTCTTAAAAAAAATTATGGCGATACGGATGGGTACCAAAACTCACCTTAGGGGTTCATGAATAAGAAATATGTAACCCTATTCTTAAAATACGAAAGACTTAAAACCAACACTAGCTATTAAAAAATACCTATGTGTTTTCGAACAAAAAAAAAAAAAAAAGCAGTTATGATGTGTATCATAACTGCTTTCAAAACAAACAATATAAACTAACTCAAATTATGAGTACAAATTAGTTTTACCAACCTGGGTTTTGTAATAATGCAGGGTTTAATCTAATTTGATCTGATGGAATTGGATCTACATAATTTTTAATAGAAAAGTTTCTATTTCCTTTAATATCGAAGATTAAAGCTCCTGGTTTAACATTTGCTATACCTGGATATGTAGATACAGATTCCTCTGTATCTGTAGTTCCGTAAGAGAATCCAGACGGATTATAAATTAAAGCTCCTGGGTTTTTAGGGTTTTCGGCAGTTTCAAATTCTGTACCGTCAACATAGTTTAAAGTTAAGTCGTGATTTAATTCACCTTCAGCAATTCCCCAACGCTTTAAGTCTGTGAAACGTTGACCTTCTCCAAATAACTCAATACCACGCTCTCTACGAATTTCACCTAACATAGTTAAGTCTGAAAACGGTGCTATTAACGCATTAGTTAAAGGTGCTACATTAGAACGCTCTCTAATTTTGTTAATAGATAAATCTAAATCTCCATCAGAAATAGCACCACCACCTAATTCTACAGTTGCTTCTGCATAAGTTAACAATACTTCTGCATAACGTAAATGAGGGAAGTTAAATGATTCACTACGTGTTTCTCTTAATTTGTGTTCTGTTACAAATTTCACACCTTGGTAACCAACACCACGTCCACCAGATGGGTTTAATAGTTGTGGTACATATCTATAATCGTAACCAGTACCAGCATCTTCGAAATCTACACCATATTGTGCTCCACCACCATCAACATTGGCACCATATCCCCAATATTGTTTTATTGGTTCCCATACAAAACTTGTTAAACGGTAATCACGATTCTGAAATTCTGAAGTCATTTTATCATAACCTTCAAAAACTGAAGAATATTGTACAGGTAATCCATCTTCACATAAATACATATCCATTAACTTTCTAGAAGGTGTATATGGCTTTGCGTGAGAAATGTTCTGACCAATTTGTCTTAATGTAAAATCGTAAACTGTGTAAATAATAAACTCTCTGTTATCTGCTTTGGTTAATCCTGCTGGATTAGATCCATCTTCTAAAGTAAATAAATAGAATAAGTTTCTATCTCCTAACTCTGCTCTGTGATCCCATAACTCGTAAGCCCCACTATTAATAACATCTAAAGATTCTTGTTTAGCTTGGGTAAATAATTGCTCTACACTAGGGTATTCTGCTGGTTTAGCAGTCCCTGCTCCTACAGAATTTCCGTCCCCGTCTGTAGCTGTACCTACATACTTTTCGTAGGTAGCTGCATATAATGCAATACGTGCTTTAAAAGATTTAGCAGCTTCAGAAGACAACTTACCTTTTTCTGAATCACCTATACTATTTTCAGATGGTAATCCTGCAATTGCTACATCTAAATCTTTTAGTATTTGCCAAATCACTTCGTAACGGCTATTTCTAGGACCGTATAATACTTCCGAAGTAACATCTAAAGAGCTTGTAACTATAGGCACTCCTCCAAAA encodes:
- a CDS encoding RagB/SusD family nutrient uptake outer membrane protein, with translation MKNINFNIKRIGITAVISAFMLTGCSDYLDQEPQDSVTEAVYFKTPEHFEAASNFFYRASFGYVAGGNGGDESSDLSGNISEQPTYVSGNKPIPTADGIWSSNYNQLREANQLIEKAREYEGDQADIEAYVATAHFFRAWNHYKLLIRFGGVPIVTSSLDVTSEVLYGPRNSRYEVIWQILKDLDVAIAGLPSENSIGDSEKGKLSSEAAKSFKARIALYAATYEKYVGTATDGDGNSVGAGTAKPAEYPSVEQLFTQAKQESLDVINSGAYELWDHRAELGDRNLFYLFTLEDGSNPAGLTKADNREFIIYTVYDFTLRQIGQNISHAKPYTPSRKLMDMYLCEDGLPVQYSSVFEGYDKMTSEFQNRDYRLTSFVWEPIKQYWGYGANVDGGGAQYGVDFEDAGTGYDYRYVPQLLNPSGGRGVGYQGVKFVTEHKLRETRSESFNFPHLRYAEVLLTYAEATVELGGGAISDGDLDLSINKIRERSNVAPLTNALIAPFSDLTMLGEIRRERGIELFGEGQRFTDLKRWGIAEGELNHDLTLNYVDGTEFETAENPKNPGALIYNPSGFSYGTTDTEESVSTYPGIANVKPGALIFDIKGNRNFSIKNYVDPIPSDQIRLNPALLQNPGW
- a CDS encoding glycoside hydrolase family protein, with amino-acid sequence MVKQLKIVLVFFFVLSNTGQLFAQNIINGKLGEAPINGGLEMEDYWVWGSSVIKGDDGMYHMYASRWPKFLPFHPGWMIASEIVHATSKTPEGPYKFQDVALGARGTQYWDGRSCHNPKIVKYKDLYILYYMGSTHPFEEVTLANVDQFNLQSKWCIAGRWRKRIGMATSTSPNGPWKRLETPILDVKPNSFYSFLTSNPSPLIKEDGSVVLLFKGRDYKADGINNADMSIGVATAPSYKGPYTVMGDKPLFSIDQFGEIEDPHLWSDATGFHMVAKDQRGAITGEAGDGLLAHSTDGIHWNVDKHPKAYTKTVKWDNGKTIKQGQLERPFIFVEDGKPTHLFFATMDGPGGFANGTKTWNMVIPIEQ